From one Azospirillum ramasamyi genomic stretch:
- a CDS encoding tetratricopeptide repeat protein, which produces MTDRSAYRRKRWLRGCAAAVALLAVPVLLSPLSADAATVPVRGGIHKEFGRLVFDWPGKVDYTASVEGDRLVVTFSEPIDAQLDRLVRALPAYLAGGRVEADGKTVTFDLKRPVSLKSFRNGNAVAIDLSPAAAQSAAAQSTASQPAKAKAVKPVPSAGRVRVRGADQPDESRLTFDWPSPVGYSVKRDGAAVTVFFDKGGSADLSAVARAKLRNIENVESYRQADGSLAVTLAVPQDAEVSDRASGKSVILSVGNRGSRAGLPKTEAAPPAAGSQGTMPPQGGQGNSQAPAADGQIMASTTTSRSATAANAATATPAAPAASTPAAPPAEAKAAPATRTDVNAQPAAGPKGPVLTFDTGGPSSIAVYPRAGQLYVVFDRPMPIGAGKLSGPGSELMGSVEPVPATGGSVFRTKIGPMVWPTVERQGTTWRILSSGRPASMGSAGDLRVEPDPDFLLGARLLVRAPDAANVVQFADPDVGDRIQVVPLPSPGRGLPEPHRYPDLEVMPSYQGVVVRPISDNVTVRAIKEGVELTTAGGLHLSPAADAGNPAVAPPAAMPAPAPTAAPQPVPAQLAAAPQPVPPTGGASSMEPPRAQAGQAQPQGRRLFNLPAWKHGDLDKFTQARQDLQLAVVNAPESERAKAQLDLARFYFANGFGQETLGLLDVLQQNQPDLEGWPEFRALRGAARVLAGDLEGGEADLSIPSLANNPEANLWRAAIAADRRDWPKAMAGFRASGQILNGYPEPMIGKLGLRAAEAALETRDTATAKRLFDRVIEHSGPEQEENPQTQYLRGLLYAQTGETDLAREQLTAAFNSYDRFYRAKAGLALTNLELSEGKMSPTAAAEQLAGLTFTWRGDDLEMQIRSRMGEVLIAGGEYAKGFNTMKETAALVADTPRAEAITKEMSRIFADLFKDGAQRLPTLDALQLYDQFRELTPVGEAGDEIIRQLAERLISIDLLNRAADLLQHQVEFRLSGLDKARIGTRLASVRLLDNKPEEALKALELSNIAGLPADLVAERRLMQAKALAELNRGDEAMQLLAQDDSGNANLLRVDIAWKGQKWDAAALALNKVIGPPPAPGKPLDPSMSQLVLNRAVALALAGDGNGLNLLKKDFEGAMKGGPNEDAFRILTRPEQAMGLIDVGTIRSRVAEVDMFKKFLKEYRGGKQSAEKPTS; this is translated from the coding sequence GTGACGGACCGGTCGGCATATCGGAGAAAGCGCTGGCTGCGCGGCTGTGCCGCCGCGGTGGCGCTGTTGGCCGTGCCGGTCCTGCTGTCCCCCCTGTCGGCCGATGCCGCCACGGTGCCGGTGCGCGGCGGCATCCACAAGGAATTCGGGCGGCTGGTCTTCGACTGGCCCGGCAAGGTGGATTATACCGCGTCGGTCGAGGGCGACCGGCTGGTCGTCACCTTCTCCGAGCCGATCGACGCCCAGCTCGACCGTCTGGTTCGGGCGCTGCCCGCCTATCTGGCCGGCGGCCGGGTGGAGGCGGACGGCAAGACCGTCACTTTCGACCTGAAGCGTCCGGTTTCGCTGAAGAGCTTCCGCAACGGCAATGCCGTCGCCATCGACCTGTCCCCCGCTGCTGCGCAATCCGCTGCGGCGCAATCCACGGCTTCACAACCCGCGAAAGCGAAGGCTGTCAAGCCGGTGCCCTCCGCCGGCCGGGTCCGTGTGCGCGGCGCGGACCAGCCGGACGAGAGCCGATTGACCTTCGACTGGCCGTCGCCGGTCGGCTACTCGGTCAAGCGCGACGGGGCGGCCGTGACCGTCTTCTTCGACAAGGGCGGCAGCGCCGACCTGTCGGCCGTGGCCAGGGCCAAGCTGCGCAACATCGAGAACGTGGAATCCTACCGTCAGGCGGACGGCTCGCTGGCTGTCACCCTGGCCGTGCCGCAGGACGCCGAGGTGAGTGACAGAGCGTCGGGCAAATCCGTGATTCTGTCGGTCGGCAATCGCGGATCGCGTGCCGGTCTGCCGAAGACCGAAGCCGCGCCGCCGGCCGCGGGATCGCAAGGGACGATGCCGCCGCAGGGCGGTCAGGGGAACAGTCAGGCGCCGGCCGCCGACGGGCAGATCATGGCGTCGACGACGACCAGCCGCTCTGCCACCGCCGCCAATGCGGCGACCGCGACACCCGCCGCACCGGCGGCAAGCACCCCCGCGGCTCCTCCGGCGGAAGCGAAGGCGGCGCCCGCGACGCGCACCGACGTCAATGCGCAGCCGGCGGCCGGACCCAAGGGGCCGGTTCTGACCTTCGACACCGGCGGGCCGTCGTCCATCGCGGTCTATCCACGCGCGGGCCAGCTTTACGTCGTGTTCGACCGGCCCATGCCCATCGGCGCCGGCAAGCTCAGCGGTCCCGGATCGGAACTGATGGGATCCGTGGAGCCGGTGCCGGCGACGGGCGGCAGCGTGTTCCGCACCAAGATCGGTCCGATGGTCTGGCCGACGGTGGAGCGGCAGGGCACCACTTGGCGCATCCTGTCCTCCGGCCGTCCCGCCAGCATGGGCAGCGCCGGCGACCTGCGGGTCGAGCCCGATCCCGATTTCCTGTTGGGCGCCCGGCTGCTGGTTCGCGCTCCCGACGCCGCCAATGTCGTTCAGTTCGCCGATCCCGACGTCGGCGACCGCATCCAGGTGGTGCCGCTGCCCAGCCCGGGGCGCGGCCTGCCCGAGCCGCACCGTTACCCGGATCTGGAGGTCATGCCCTCCTATCAGGGGGTGGTGGTGCGGCCGATCTCCGACAATGTGACGGTGCGCGCGATCAAGGAGGGGGTGGAACTGACCACCGCCGGCGGTCTGCACCTGTCGCCGGCCGCCGATGCCGGCAATCCGGCCGTTGCGCCGCCTGCCGCCATGCCCGCGCCCGCTCCGACGGCAGCGCCGCAGCCGGTGCCGGCGCAGCTTGCCGCCGCACCGCAGCCGGTTCCGCCGACCGGCGGCGCCTCGTCCATGGAGCCGCCGCGAGCGCAGGCGGGCCAAGCCCAGCCGCAGGGCCGCCGCCTGTTCAATCTGCCGGCCTGGAAGCACGGCGATCTCGATAAATTTACCCAGGCGCGCCAGGATCTTCAACTCGCCGTCGTCAATGCCCCGGAGTCGGAGCGGGCAAAGGCGCAGCTCGATCTTGCACGCTTCTATTTCGCCAATGGTTTCGGTCAGGAGACGCTGGGCCTGCTGGACGTGCTGCAGCAGAATCAGCCGGACCTGGAAGGCTGGCCGGAATTCCGCGCGCTGCGCGGTGCCGCCCGCGTGCTGGCCGGCGATCTGGAGGGCGGCGAGGCCGACCTTTCGATCCCGTCGCTCGCCAACAACCCGGAAGCCAACCTGTGGCGTGCCGCCATCGCCGCCGACCGGCGCGACTGGCCGAAGGCGATGGCCGGTTTCAGGGCGTCGGGTCAGATCCTGAACGGCTATCCGGAACCGATGATCGGCAAGCTCGGCCTGCGGGCGGCGGAAGCGGCGCTGGAGACGCGCGACACCGCCACCGCCAAGCGGCTGTTCGACCGCGTGATCGAGCACAGCGGCCCGGAGCAGGAGGAGAACCCGCAGACCCAGTATCTGCGCGGCCTGCTCTATGCCCAGACCGGCGAGACCGATCTGGCGCGCGAGCAGCTGACCGCCGCCTTCAACAGCTATGACCGCTTCTATCGCGCGAAGGCCGGGCTGGCGCTGACCAATCTGGAGCTTTCCGAAGGCAAGATGTCGCCGACCGCCGCGGCGGAGCAACTGGCCGGTCTGACCTTCACCTGGCGCGGCGACGATCTGGAGATGCAGATCCGCTCGCGCATGGGCGAGGTGCTGATCGCGGGCGGCGAATATGCCAAGGGCTTCAACACCATGAAGGAGACGGCGGCCCTGGTCGCCGATACGCCGCGGGCGGAGGCGATCACCAAGGAGATGTCGCGCATCTTCGCCGACCTGTTCAAGGACGGTGCGCAGCGCCTGCCGACCCTGGACGCGCTGCAGCTCTACGACCAGTTCCGCGAGTTGACCCCGGTGGGCGAGGCCGGCGACGAGATCATCCGGCAACTGGCGGAACGGCTGATCTCCATCGACCTGCTGAACCGTGCCGCCGACCTGCTGCAGCATCAGGTGGAATTCCGCCTGTCTGGGCTGGACAAGGCGCGGATCGGCACGCGTCTGGCGTCCGTCCGCCTGCTCGACAACAAGCCGGAAGAGGCGCTGAAGGCGCTGGAGCTGTCGAACATCGCCGGGCTGCCGGCCGATCTGGTGGCCGAACGGCGGCTGATGCAGGCGAAGGCACTGGCCGAACTGAACCGTGGCGATGAGGCGATGCAGTTGCTGGCGCAGGACGACAGCGGCAACGCCAACCTGCTGCGCGTCGACATCGCCTGGAAGGGCCAGAAGTGGGATGCCGCGGCGCTGGCGCTGAACAAGGTGATCGGGCCGCCGCCGGCCCCCGGCAAGCCGCTGGATCCCAGCATGTCGCAGCTGGTTCTGAACCGGGCGGTCGCGCTGGCGCTGGCCGGCGACGGCAACGGGCTGAACCTGCTGAAGAAGGATTTCGAAGGGGCGATGAAGGGCGGGCCGAACGAGGACGCCTTCCGCATCCTGACCCGCCCGGAACAGGCGATGGGCCTGATCGACGTGGGCACCATCCGCTCCCGCGTGGCGGAAGTGGACATGTTCAAGAAGTTCCTGAAGGAGTACCGCGGCGGCAAGCAATCCGCGGAAAAGCCCACGTCCTGA
- a CDS encoding flagellar motor protein MotB, which yields MIRLPNTSGRAGAEDRGGQRKTLWLISFTDLISLMLAFFVLMYSMSEPEAERWARLAKGVAESIPAARSTADAPSDRPADPSAAFNAQAVEKRAAIDLHYLAALLGSQLRSNAELAVVDVRREDDRVVIRLPGERMFDPTGAAFTDEGRRILFLLGAVIGRIGNRIELVGHAEREDPAGGVAWERALTRAVAVSAALRETGYRRDLVARAVMMPMEDAGGGRLPVDIVVREEGAD from the coding sequence ATGATCCGCCTTCCCAACACGTCCGGCAGGGCGGGAGCCGAGGATCGCGGCGGACAGCGCAAGACCCTGTGGCTGATCAGCTTCACGGACCTGATCTCCCTGATGCTCGCCTTCTTCGTCCTGATGTACTCGATGAGCGAGCCTGAGGCCGAACGCTGGGCCCGTCTGGCGAAGGGCGTGGCGGAATCGATTCCCGCCGCGCGGTCGACCGCCGATGCGCCGTCCGACCGGCCGGCCGATCCGTCCGCAGCCTTCAACGCCCAGGCGGTGGAGAAGCGGGCGGCCATCGATCTGCATTATCTGGCGGCCCTACTGGGAAGCCAGCTGCGCTCGAATGCCGAGCTGGCGGTGGTCGATGTCCGGCGCGAGGACGACCGCGTCGTCATCCGCCTGCCGGGGGAACGGATGTTCGACCCGACCGGCGCCGCCTTCACCGACGAGGGGCGGCGGATTCTGTTTCTGCTGGGCGCCGTCATCGGCCGCATCGGCAACCGGATCGAGCTGGTCGGCCATGCGGAGCGCGAGGATCCCGCCGGCGGCGTGGCCTGGGAACGGGCGCTGACCAGGGCGGTCGCCGTCTCGGCGGCGTTGCGGGAGACGGGCTATCGCCGCGATCTGGTGGCGCGGGCGGTCATGATGCCGATGGAAGATGCTGGCGGCGGACGCCTGCCGGTGGATATCGTGGTGCGAGAGGAAGGAGCGGACTGA
- a CDS encoding flagellar motor protein MotB — MLAGKPTSGPTSGRTAQSHGAGPAGAGLLTLRGGRAGGGLWSREGQANPHNGSILLLLSLFLLLLVFFIVLNAHSVQTVQKVKAVAASLERTFPSFVIDPRLRDGTEPVASRAGTVFAVQRLDGFGTLFATEIAVAKVEVVAPGQLLEVRLPADDLFVPGTMMLRPDRQGLIDRIADALRQSLQGERVELDALLGIGPTAAPSQAPGPVARAGALARALIANGAPARNVTVGIERGEPGGVRLLFSLRWDEDGAAKRRPEERK; from the coding sequence ATGCTGGCCGGCAAACCCACCAGCGGCCCCACCAGCGGCCGGACGGCCCAAAGCCACGGAGCGGGTCCGGCCGGCGCCGGGCTTCTGACGCTGCGGGGTGGCCGTGCGGGCGGGGGCCTTTGGAGCAGGGAGGGGCAAGCCAACCCTCACAACGGCAGCATCCTGCTTCTGCTGTCGCTGTTCCTTCTGCTGCTGGTCTTCTTCATCGTGCTGAACGCCCATTCGGTGCAGACCGTGCAGAAGGTGAAGGCGGTCGCCGCCTCGCTGGAGCGGACCTTTCCGAGCTTCGTCATCGATCCGCGCCTGCGCGACGGGACGGAGCCGGTGGCCTCGCGCGCCGGGACGGTCTTCGCGGTGCAGCGGCTCGACGGTTTCGGCACGCTGTTCGCCACCGAGATCGCGGTCGCCAAGGTCGAGGTGGTCGCTCCCGGCCAGTTGCTGGAGGTGCGTCTGCCCGCCGACGACCTGTTCGTTCCCGGCACCATGATGCTGCGCCCGGACCGGCAGGGACTGATCGACCGGATCGCCGACGCGCTGCGCCAGTCGCTCCAGGGCGAGCGGGTGGAGTTGGACGCGCTGCTGGGCATCGGCCCGACGGCAGCGCCGAGCCAGGCGCCGGGACCGGTCGCCCGCGCCGGGGCCTTGGCCCGCGCGTTGATCGCGAACGGCGCGCCGGCCCGCAACGTCACCGTCGGCATCGAGCGCGGCGAGCCGGGCGGGGTGCGCCTGCTGTTCTCCCTGCGCTGGGACGAGGATGGAGCGGCCAAGCGCAGGCCGGAGGAGCGGAAATGA
- a CDS encoding protein phosphatase CheZ, with translation MTFSAHSAVTEQKLLRQRLDAAFAEAAKPLSRDEVTDILRSILGSMDGDISATDLRLYKEVVDLAKYIETAKQEIAALQPAEIRDEHIRTATDELDAVIGATEKATFAIFDACDAIGAIAGQSDAGTAAKLNDQITAIYEACNFQDITGQRISKVVRTLKHIESKVDMIVAAFGSEVRQNHAPRLAKLAAEDAEAAVHYEPMSAEEADKQLLHGPQLPGNAMDQDEIDRLLASFD, from the coding sequence ATGACCTTCTCCGCCCATTCCGCCGTGACGGAACAGAAGCTTCTGAGACAGCGCCTCGACGCCGCCTTCGCCGAGGCCGCCAAGCCCCTGTCGCGGGACGAGGTGACGGATATCCTCCGCTCCATCCTGGGCAGCATGGACGGCGACATCTCCGCGACGGATCTCCGCCTCTACAAGGAGGTCGTGGATCTCGCCAAATACATCGAGACGGCCAAGCAGGAGATCGCGGCGCTCCAGCCCGCGGAAATCCGCGACGAACACATCCGCACCGCCACGGACGAGCTGGACGCGGTGATCGGCGCGACGGAAAAGGCGACCTTCGCCATTTTCGACGCCTGCGACGCCATCGGCGCCATCGCCGGACAGTCTGATGCCGGAACCGCGGCCAAGCTGAACGACCAGATCACGGCGATCTACGAGGCCTGCAACTTCCAGGACATTACCGGCCAGCGCATCAGCAAGGTGGTGCGGACGCTGAAGCACATCGAATCGAAGGTGGACATGATCGTCGCCGCCTTCGGCAGCGAGGTGCGGCAGAACCACGCCCCCCGTCTGGCGAAGCTCGCGGCGGAGGATGCAGAGGCCGCCGTTCATTACGAACCGATGAGCGCGGAGGAGGCGGACAAGCAGCTTCTGCATGGGCCGCAGTTGCCGGGCAACGCGATGGATCAGGACGAGATCGACCGCCTGCTGGCCAGCTTCGACTGA
- a CDS encoding patatin-like phospholipase family protein, with translation MANGTDLKIGLALGSGAARGWAHIGVLRALKESGIEPDVICGTSIGAAVGAAYLTDQMDELQAWAQKMGWLGMLGIIDLTFRRGGLVAAEKAFGRFDNERSNILIETLRLPFATVATDLSTGREIWLRDGPLLSAVMASAAMPGLFPAVRRDHHLLVDGALVNPVPVSLCRALGADVVVAVNLNSELSPLGRSNGRGNGKPAAKNPVPEAEAVVAGGDAGSPTLSHLTSQISTWLGRTPSRRTRFLADQIDDAQSPKPMPNALEVMAGSIDIMQDRITRSRLAGEPPDVLIAPRLAHIGILEFDRATEAVEIGYAAASMLRPSIELALRRA, from the coding sequence ATGGCGAATGGAACCGACCTGAAGATCGGGCTTGCGCTGGGCAGCGGGGCCGCTCGGGGCTGGGCGCATATCGGCGTCCTGCGCGCGCTGAAGGAGAGCGGGATCGAACCGGACGTCATCTGCGGCACCTCCATCGGCGCCGCCGTCGGGGCCGCTTATCTGACCGACCAGATGGACGAGCTTCAGGCCTGGGCGCAGAAGATGGGCTGGCTCGGCATGCTGGGCATCATCGATCTCACCTTCCGGCGCGGCGGGCTGGTCGCCGCCGAGAAGGCGTTCGGCCGCTTCGACAACGAACGCAGCAACATCCTGATCGAGACTCTGCGGCTGCCCTTCGCCACGGTCGCCACCGACCTGTCGACGGGGCGCGAGATCTGGCTGCGCGACGGGCCGCTCCTGTCGGCGGTGATGGCTTCGGCCGCGATGCCCGGCCTGTTCCCTGCGGTGCGGCGCGACCATCACCTGCTGGTGGACGGCGCGCTGGTCAACCCGGTCCCGGTGTCGCTCTGCCGGGCGCTGGGGGCCGACGTGGTGGTGGCGGTGAACCTGAACAGCGAGTTGTCCCCGCTCGGCCGCTCCAACGGGCGGGGGAACGGCAAGCCCGCCGCCAAGAACCCGGTGCCGGAGGCGGAGGCGGTGGTGGCCGGCGGCGATGCCGGCTCCCCGACGCTGTCGCATCTGACCAGCCAGATCTCCACCTGGCTCGGCCGCACTCCCAGCCGGCGCACCCGCTTCCTGGCCGACCAGATCGACGATGCCCAGTCCCCGAAGCCGATGCCGAACGCGCTGGAGGTGATGGCGGGCTCCATCGACATCATGCAGGACCGCATCACCCGCTCCCGTCTGGCCGGCGAACCGCCGGACGTTCTGATCGCGCCCAGGCTGGCCCATATCGGCATTCTGGAGTTCGACCGCGCGACGGAGGCGGTGGAGATCGGCTATGCCGCGGCGTCCATGCTCCGCCCGTCGATAGAATTGGCACTGCGCCGCGCCTGA
- a CDS encoding matrixin family metalloprotease, translated as MSQSAPTDYISALLTSGTPHWGPGGTVLDGSSVGRAVTVTYTFATSSRQVASTDAIGFATMNNEQRAAVRQALAAWSAVADITFVETAGGTGATMQFGTNRQNGLTAAYAYYPSAAPQGGDVFLANDSASNVNPTPGGYAYMTIIHEIGHALGLKHPGNYDAGSNGTAGPFLPAATDNYAYSIMSYNGNDALPPGTYLTGPSLYDISAIQYLYGANMSAGAGDTSYSLNTGRFATLWDPNGRNTLNGGTQTAPLSLDLRAGGFSSAGGTAFLALAYGTTVQLAVGGRGDDTFIVNGLGNVLNGGDGTDTVVFSGSRPQYRVQQMDAGRYVVSGADGVNLLSNIEYLRFADTGTALSASVSGMFDPLRYIASNADLMAAFRTDAAAATQHLTSTGVYEGRSLTRFNPYNYLAGYGDLLGAFGSDVGAATRHYIEIGNREGRSSTLFDTLSYQASNRDLIAAYGDDREAAELHYIINGRFEGRSFTGFDAPAYLAANPDVNAAVGGSIAGAKQHYVSHGFGEGRAMA; from the coding sequence ATGAGCCAGTCCGCGCCGACCGATTACATCTCCGCCCTTCTGACCAGCGGAACCCCGCATTGGGGCCCCGGCGGAACCGTTCTGGACGGCAGCTCCGTCGGGCGAGCGGTCACCGTCACCTATACCTTCGCGACCAGTTCGCGTCAGGTGGCCAGCACCGACGCCATCGGATTCGCGACGATGAACAACGAGCAGCGCGCCGCGGTCCGTCAGGCATTGGCGGCCTGGAGCGCCGTGGCCGACATCACCTTCGTCGAGACGGCCGGCGGGACCGGCGCCACGATGCAGTTCGGCACCAACCGGCAGAACGGCCTCACCGCCGCCTATGCCTATTACCCATCCGCCGCGCCGCAGGGCGGCGACGTCTTCCTGGCCAACGACAGCGCCAGCAACGTCAACCCCACGCCCGGCGGCTATGCCTACATGACGATCATCCACGAGATCGGCCATGCGCTGGGCCTGAAACACCCCGGCAACTACGACGCCGGCAGCAACGGAACGGCGGGACCTTTCCTGCCCGCCGCGACGGACAATTATGCGTACAGCATCATGTCCTACAACGGCAACGACGCCCTGCCGCCGGGAACCTACCTGACCGGCCCGAGCCTCTACGACATCTCGGCGATCCAGTATCTGTATGGCGCCAACATGTCCGCAGGCGCGGGCGACACCAGTTACTCGCTGAACACCGGCCGCTTCGCCACCCTGTGGGATCCGAACGGCCGCAACACGCTGAACGGCGGCACGCAGACGGCGCCGCTGTCGCTCGACTTGCGCGCGGGCGGGTTCAGCAGCGCCGGAGGCACGGCCTTCCTGGCGCTGGCCTACGGCACCACGGTCCAACTGGCTGTCGGCGGACGCGGTGACGACACTTTCATCGTCAACGGGCTGGGCAATGTCCTGAACGGCGGCGACGGCACCGACACCGTGGTGTTCAGCGGCAGCCGCCCGCAATACCGCGTGCAACAGATGGACGCCGGCCGCTACGTCGTCAGCGGCGCCGACGGCGTCAATCTGCTGAGCAACATCGAATACCTGCGCTTCGCCGACACCGGAACCGCCCTGTCGGCCAGCGTGTCCGGCATGTTCGATCCCCTGCGCTACATCGCGTCCAACGCCGACCTGATGGCTGCCTTCCGCACCGATGCCGCCGCGGCGACGCAGCATCTCACCAGCACCGGCGTCTATGAGGGGCGCAGCCTGACCCGCTTCAATCCCTACAATTACCTCGCCGGCTACGGCGACCTGCTGGGCGCCTTCGGCAGCGATGTCGGCGCCGCGACCCGCCATTACATCGAGATCGGCAACCGCGAAGGCCGCAGTTCCACCCTATTCGACACGCTGTCCTATCAAGCCAGCAACCGCGACCTGATCGCCGCCTATGGAGACGACCGCGAGGCTGCGGAACTGCACTACATCATCAACGGCCGCTTCGAAGGACGCTCCTTCACCGGCTTCGACGCCCCCGCCTATCTGGCTGCCAACCCCGACGTGAACGCCGCCGTCGGCGGCAGCATCGCCGGCGCCAAACAGCATTACGTCAGCCACGGCTTCGGCGAAGGGCGGGCGATGGCCTGA
- a CDS encoding SAM-dependent methyltransferase yields the protein MDDSTPQNTSASLPQAAPGAAVTPLGQTVYLAADGFLDDLVAELGEVAAVDGRLVFVDGPARPAAWAQNIWYDPVRIEFASIKSGAKALRGIQRNWALWSQRHHRRAALIQENLPHVSAKPVVFPSPLPTAPLGSWTLTDEATIIAAARCSSPFRNGEVAFVENRTAPPNRAYLKLWEALTLFGEQPGPGDRCLDLGACPGGWTWVLHELGASVVSVDKAPLDPAIAALPRVEIRQESAFGLKPATVGPVDWLCCDVICYPTRLLRLVKEWMDSGLAKRFVCTLKFQAETDHETARAFAAIPGGRLLHLHHNKHELTWMWPAK from the coding sequence ATGGACGACAGCACCCCCCAAAACACTTCCGCTTCCCTGCCGCAGGCCGCTCCCGGCGCGGCGGTGACCCCGCTCGGCCAGACGGTCTATCTGGCGGCCGACGGCTTCCTCGACGATCTGGTGGCGGAACTGGGGGAGGTCGCAGCGGTCGACGGCCGGCTGGTCTTCGTCGATGGCCCCGCAAGGCCCGCGGCCTGGGCGCAGAACATCTGGTACGATCCGGTGCGCATCGAATTCGCCTCGATCAAAAGCGGTGCGAAGGCGCTGCGCGGCATCCAGCGCAATTGGGCGCTGTGGTCGCAACGGCACCACCGCCGCGCCGCCCTGATCCAGGAAAACCTTCCGCATGTCTCGGCCAAGCCTGTGGTCTTCCCGTCGCCGCTGCCGACGGCGCCGCTGGGATCCTGGACGCTGACCGACGAGGCCACCATCATCGCGGCGGCGCGCTGTTCCAGCCCCTTCCGCAACGGCGAGGTCGCCTTCGTCGAGAACCGCACGGCTCCCCCCAACCGCGCCTATCTGAAGCTGTGGGAGGCGCTGACCTTATTCGGGGAGCAGCCGGGGCCGGGCGACCGCTGCCTCGACCTCGGCGCTTGTCCCGGCGGCTGGACCTGGGTGCTGCACGAGCTGGGCGCGTCGGTGGTCAGCGTCGACAAGGCGCCGCTCGATCCCGCCATCGCCGCCCTGCCGAGGGTGGAGATCCGCCAGGAAAGCGCTTTCGGTCTGAAACCGGCGACGGTCGGCCCGGTCGACTGGCTGTGCTGTGACGTGATCTGCTATCCCACCCGGCTCTTGCGGCTGGTCAAGGAGTGGATGGACAGCGGGCTTGCCAAGCGTTTCGTCTGCACGCTGAAGTTCCAGGCGGAAACCGACCATGAAACCGCCCGCGCCTTCGCCGCGATTCCCGGCGGCCGGCTGCTCCACCTCCACCACAACAAGCACGAGCTGACCTGGATGTGGCCGGCGAAATAG
- a CDS encoding (2Fe-2S)-binding protein, whose amino-acid sequence MYVCICHALNDKKVKAALDNGASNPASVFRHHNCQVQCGKCVPMMRSMASEHRAASVQQAAIAAATATVPAPCGGTAVPEPANAEAVPAYAIAAE is encoded by the coding sequence ATGTACGTCTGCATCTGCCACGCGTTGAACGACAAGAAGGTCAAGGCTGCGCTGGACAATGGCGCTTCCAACCCGGCCTCGGTGTTTCGCCATCACAATTGTCAGGTCCAGTGCGGCAAATGCGTGCCGATGATGCGCAGCATGGCCAGCGAGCATCGCGCCGCGTCGGTCCAGCAGGCCGCCATCGCCGCCGCCACCGCCACCGTTCCCGCCCCCTGCGGCGGCACGGCGGTGCCGGAGCCCGCCAATGCGGAAGCCGTTCCCGCCTACGCGATCGCCGCCGAGTAA
- the era gene encoding GTPase Era: MPDHPRCGFIALVGAPNAGKSTLLNAMIGSKVSIVSPKVQTTRTRVLGITIQGDAQMIFVDTPGIFKPKRRLDRAMVAAAWQGAEDADVIGVLYDVSRRSIDEDTRSIVARLKEQGREAILILNKIDLVKRDVLLGIADAFRQEGIFSDIFMVSAFTEDGVADLKQFLADRLPEGPWHFPEDQISDMPMRLLAAEITREKLFLQLHQELPYSATVETEVWEEFEDGSVKISQVIFVQRESQKAIVLGKGGQRIKALGSAARNELQGMLERRVHLILFVKVREGWVDDPERYSAWGLDFGAS, from the coding sequence ATGCCGGACCACCCGCGCTGCGGCTTCATCGCCCTGGTGGGCGCGCCGAATGCCGGGAAATCGACGCTGCTGAACGCGATGATCGGCAGCAAGGTGTCGATCGTCAGCCCGAAGGTGCAGACCACGCGCACCCGCGTGCTGGGCATCACCATCCAGGGCGACGCCCAGATGATCTTCGTCGACACCCCCGGCATCTTCAAGCCGAAGCGCCGGCTGGACCGCGCCATGGTGGCTGCGGCTTGGCAGGGGGCGGAGGACGCCGACGTCATCGGTGTGCTGTACGACGTGTCGCGCCGGTCGATCGACGAGGACACCCGCAGCATCGTCGCGCGGCTGAAGGAGCAGGGCCGCGAGGCGATCCTGATCCTGAACAAGATCGATCTGGTGAAGCGCGACGTCCTGCTGGGCATCGCCGACGCCTTCCGGCAGGAAGGGATCTTTTCCGACATCTTCATGGTGTCGGCCTTCACCGAGGACGGCGTCGCCGACCTGAAGCAGTTCCTGGCCGACCGCCTGCCGGAAGGGCCGTGGCACTTCCCGGAAGACCAGATCTCCGACATGCCCATGCGTCTGCTGGCGGCGGAGATCACCCGCGAGAAGCTGTTCCTGCAGCTTCACCAGGAGCTTCCCTATTCCGCCACGGTCGAGACCGAGGTGTGGGAGGAGTTCGAGGACGGGTCGGTCAAGATCTCGCAGGTCATCTTCGTGCAGCGCGAAAGCCAGAAGGCAATCGTGCTGGGCAAGGGCGGCCAGCGGATCAAGGCTCTCGGTTCCGCCGCGCGGAACGAGTTGCAGGGCATGCTGGAGCGCCGCGTCCACCTGATCCTGTTCGTGAAGGTGCGCGAGGGCTGGGTCGACGATCCCGAACGCTACTCGGCCTGGGGCCTGGATTTCGGGGCTTCATGA